A single region of the Neodiprion pinetum isolate iyNeoPine1 chromosome 5, iyNeoPine1.2, whole genome shotgun sequence genome encodes:
- the LOC124219833 gene encoding acid-sensing ion channel 1, translating to MKTLMELCKPAKKSDEDLSKQPNSDKPIPEVESRTMEANCLLVRPWVAVIRFLVLIGCSIAVVVQLNECTQKLIKPPVTTHTRFHVNNSLWYPALTICREPPFRTEVLQKYGLGASPRYTSEWRNFPWGDVTLEQLYSEATYPAEEVFLLYGLNGATSNVELSSSYFFESGACHTLIPKATTQEAGLSVGYSILVTHSGIVQTTTQDSTGLLGWHVYVHEASETWTESKMQSLGRQEALFVEVGEEVHIKLSVQEFHQTNVGKTRLCVNEIDGGEVRCAERCRWEQMTVDGCGAPWLPGLDLPDCQEYNHTSNLIISYLRYDECHSPCCGCAASCRMVRYEALPITRTPFPATMSQIYVFFNSRLVTLMEERPAYDWSSFLAEMGGSLGFLLGLSVLGLISITEKGVEVVTARLASKKNKDDPVTITSRIGSTGMTSLVGSSISRPRKSSTRRSRRSVQGWFRSEQALQPSSSVV from the exons ATGAAGACCTTGATGGAGCTTTGCAAGCCAGCGAAGAAGTCGGACGAAGATCTCAGCAAGCAGCCGAATTCAGACAAACCAATTCCAGAAGTCGAAAGCAGGACAATGGAAGCCAACTGTCTGCTTGTGAGACCATGGGTAGCGGTAATTCGCTTCTTGGTACTGATAGGCTGCTCAATAGCAGTCGTGGTGCAGCTAAACGAGTGCACTCAGAAACTGATAAAGCCCCCGGTGACAACGCACACTCGATTTCACGTAAACAATTCTCTCTGGTACCCGGCACTCACGATTTGCCGAGAACCACCCTTCCGCACTGAGGTTCTCCAAAA GTACGGCTTGGGCGCCTCTCCTCGTTACACTTCCGAGTGGCGGAACTTTCCCTGGGGTGACGTAACCCTGGAGCAGCTTTATTCCGAGGCTACATATCCGGCAGAAGAAGTCTTCCTACTTTACGGGTTAAACGGGGCCACGAGTA ACGTGGAGTTGTCCAGCAGCTACTTCTTCGAGTCTGGTGCGTGTCATACTTTGATTCCCAAGGCGACGACCCAGGAGGCTGGCCTCTCTGTCGGTTACTCGATCCTTGTGACCCACAGTGGAATCGTGCAAACCACGACTCAAGACTCAACCGGGCTCCTGGGCTGGCACGTCTACGTTCACGAGGCCAGCGAGACCTGGACAGAATCAAAGATGCAGAGCTTGGGTCGTCAG GAAGCCCTCTTCGTCGAGGTGGGTGAGGAGGTACACATTAAGCTCTCagtccaagaatttcaccagACAAACGTCGGCAAGACTAGATTGTGTGTGAACGAGATAGATGGTGGCGAGGTGCGATGCGCCGAACGTTGTCGATGGGAACAGATGACCGTTGACGGGTGTGGGGCACCATGGCTTCCCGGTCTGGATCTTCCCGACTGTCAAGAGTACAATCACACCAGCAATTTGATCATCAGCTACCTGAG GTACGACGAGTGCCACTCACCATGTTGCGGTTGCGCGGCTAGCTGTCGAATGGTGCGATACGAGGCACTTCCGATAACCAGGACCCCGTTTCCGGCTACCATGTCGCAGATTTACGTCTTCTTCAATTCCCGTCTCGTCACCCTTATGGAGGAAAGACCGGCGTACGATTGGTCCAGCTTTCTTGCCGAGATGGGCGGCAGCCTGGGCTTTCTTCTTGGCCTCAGCGTGCTTGGACTTATCAGCATAACCGAGAAAGGCGTCGAGGTCGTCACGGCAAGATTAGCCTCGAAGAAAAACAAG GATGATCCCGTCACGATCACCTCCCGCATCGGATCGACGGGAATGACGTCATTAGTCGGTAGCTCGATCTCGCGACCACGAAAAAGCAGCACTCGAAGATCTCGCCGTTCCGTTCAGGGCTGGTTCCGTTCCGAGCAAGCCCTGCAACCCAGCAGCTCTGTGGTATAA